In the bacterium genome, one interval contains:
- a CDS encoding restriction endonuclease, with amino-acid sequence MAGAAQLAKDDPYQFQWWILGLVGARPTEQKKGADRGIDGCLYFNEGGRRSETKEIVLSVKAGRTGVAHVRDLRGVLEREGATIGALLTMQDPTKAMISEAAAAGLYESPWGKHPRIQILTAKQLLNGLRLDYPAPAYSNVTMKKVTRVTSESTAPKQLKLID; translated from the coding sequence CTGGCGGGTGCTGCCCAACTAGCGAAAGACGACCCCTATCAGTTTCAATGGTGGATCCTCGGCCTCGTCGGCGCGCGACCTACGGAGCAGAAGAAGGGCGCAGACCGAGGAATAGACGGATGTCTCTACTTCAACGAAGGAGGGAGGCGAAGCGAAACCAAGGAGATTGTTCTGTCGGTCAAGGCCGGAAGAACAGGAGTTGCTCACGTTCGCGACCTTCGTGGCGTTCTGGAACGCGAAGGAGCAACGATCGGTGCCCTCCTGACCATGCAAGATCCGACCAAAGCGATGATATCGGAAGCGGCGGCGGCTGGCCTGTATGAATCGCCTTGGGGAAAGCACCCGCGAATTCAGATTCTCACTGCCAAGCAGCTGCTGAACGGACTGCGCCTCGACTACCCTGCGCCGGCATATTCCAACGTGACAATGAAGAAGGTCACTCGGGTCACCTCAGAGTCAACAGCCCCAAAGCAGCTCAAGCTCATCGACTAA
- a CDS encoding IS1 family transposase, with amino-acid sequence MARLTTDKKATILGALVEGNSIRSTERMTGVHRDTITKLVVETGRKAERIMDEEIRHFSPEQIEMDEIWCFVGKKRAQLKRTDDVTRVGDAWTWVALDPDSKLVPAHHVGRRKDADAQILTKQLARRIEGRVQISTDKLYAYRHAISLHLGGSIHNDTKVDYGRIVKRYKGAPLDTGRYSPPEVVAIDKDAVYGNPDPDRICTSHVERQNLTMRMGMRRFTRLTNGFSKKIENLRAATALHFVHYNFVRCHSTIKTTPALASGIADHRWTLEELVDAPY; translated from the coding sequence ATGGCACGACTCACCACGGACAAGAAGGCAACGATCCTCGGCGCGCTGGTTGAGGGCAACTCGATCCGCTCTACGGAGCGCATGACCGGCGTCCATCGCGACACCATCACCAAGCTCGTGGTGGAGACGGGCCGAAAGGCCGAGCGGATCATGGACGAGGAGATCCGCCACTTCTCTCCGGAGCAGATCGAGATGGACGAAATTTGGTGCTTCGTCGGGAAGAAGCGAGCCCAGCTCAAGCGCACCGACGACGTGACCCGCGTGGGCGACGCTTGGACGTGGGTGGCTCTGGACCCCGATTCCAAGCTGGTCCCGGCCCACCACGTCGGCCGTCGGAAGGATGCCGATGCCCAGATCCTGACCAAACAGCTCGCTCGACGGATCGAGGGGAGGGTCCAGATCAGCACCGACAAACTCTACGCCTACCGGCACGCCATCAGCCTGCACCTGGGAGGCTCGATCCACAACGACACGAAGGTGGACTATGGGCGCATTGTAAAGCGGTACAAGGGGGCCCCGCTCGATACGGGTAGGTATTCGCCTCCCGAGGTCGTGGCGATCGACAAGGATGCAGTCTACGGGAACCCTGACCCCGACCGGATCTGCACTTCACACGTCGAGCGCCAGAACCTCACGATGCGAATGGGGATGCGCCGCTTTACTCGCCTAACCAACGGCTTCTCGAAGAAGATCGAAAACCTCCGTGCGGCGACGGCGCTGCACTTCGTCCACTACAATTTCGTGCGGTGCCATTCCACGATCAAGACGACGCCGGCTCTGGCCTCCGGTATCGCGGATCACAGATGGACCCTGGAAGAGCTGGTGGATGCGCCGTATTAG